Proteins found in one Methylobacterium sp. CB376 genomic segment:
- the treZ gene encoding malto-oligosyltrehalose trehalohydrolase, with product MRRAHSMPFGAQVEPEGVRFALWAPTAREVALVLDGAEHPMPEVGAGWRRLTRPEARAGARYGFRIDGDLVVPDPASRFQPEDVAGLSQVVDPGAFAWTDEGWRGRPWEEAVVYEAHVGTATPEGTYAALAAKLEDLRDLGVTAVELLPLADFKGSRNWGYDGVLPFAPDSAYGTPDDLKRLIDRAHGLGLMIFLDVVYNHFGPAGNYLHAYAKTFFTERHQTPWGAGINFDGGESGRVVRDFFLHNALYWIEEFHADGLRFDAVHAILDDSHTHFLAELASRIRAAAGDREVHLILENEANQARWLERGEGGRPTLHTAQWADDLHHGWHVLLTGEAAGYYGSFADRPVAHLARSLAEGFAYQGEPFRTLDNHPRGEPSGHLPPSAFVTFLQNHDQVGNRAMGERLSHLADPDRLALARAGLLLAPQIPMLWMGEEWSASAPFQFFVDFAPDEALNKAVREGRRREFRHFAAFADEEKAKAIPDPTAEATFRRSTIDWAERERSPHREVLADTRALLATRAREVVPLTRSGWQGGTARLPRPDVVDVTWRFAGGTLRFVANFGAEFALPTPEGRLIWVSPAATCREGGEIVLPAWTGFFARGVA from the coding sequence GCACAGGTCGAGCCGGAGGGCGTGCGCTTCGCGCTCTGGGCGCCGACCGCGCGCGAGGTCGCCCTCGTCCTCGACGGCGCCGAGCACCCGATGCCGGAGGTCGGCGCGGGCTGGCGGCGCCTGACCCGGCCCGAGGCCAGGGCCGGCGCCCGCTACGGCTTTCGCATCGACGGCGACCTCGTCGTCCCGGACCCCGCCTCGCGCTTCCAGCCCGAGGACGTCGCGGGCCTGAGCCAGGTCGTCGATCCGGGCGCCTTCGCCTGGACGGACGAGGGCTGGCGCGGGCGGCCCTGGGAGGAGGCGGTGGTCTACGAGGCCCATGTCGGCACCGCGACCCCGGAGGGCACCTACGCGGCGCTGGCGGCCAAGCTCGAGGATCTGCGCGACCTCGGCGTCACCGCGGTCGAGCTCCTGCCGCTCGCCGATTTCAAGGGCTCGCGCAACTGGGGCTACGACGGCGTGCTGCCCTTCGCGCCCGATTCCGCCTACGGCACCCCCGACGACCTCAAGCGCCTGATCGACCGGGCCCACGGGCTCGGGCTGATGATCTTCCTCGATGTCGTCTACAATCATTTCGGCCCGGCCGGAAACTATCTCCACGCCTATGCCAAGACCTTCTTCACCGAGCGCCACCAGACGCCCTGGGGCGCCGGCATCAACTTCGACGGGGGCGAGAGCGGGCGCGTGGTGCGGGACTTCTTCCTGCACAACGCCCTGTACTGGATCGAGGAATTCCACGCGGACGGCCTGCGCTTCGACGCCGTCCACGCGATCCTCGACGATTCCCACACCCATTTCCTGGCGGAACTCGCCTCCCGCATCCGCGCGGCCGCGGGCGACCGCGAGGTTCACCTGATCCTGGAGAACGAGGCCAACCAGGCCCGCTGGCTGGAGCGCGGGGAGGGGGGCAGGCCAACCCTGCACACCGCGCAATGGGCGGACGACCTCCATCACGGCTGGCACGTGCTGCTCACCGGCGAGGCGGCCGGCTATTACGGCAGCTTCGCCGACCGGCCGGTCGCGCACCTCGCCCGCAGCCTCGCCGAGGGCTTCGCCTATCAGGGCGAGCCCTTCCGCACCCTCGACAACCACCCGCGCGGCGAGCCCTCGGGTCACCTGCCGCCCTCGGCCTTCGTCACCTTCCTGCAGAACCACGACCAGGTCGGCAACCGCGCGATGGGCGAGCGCCTGAGCCACCTCGCCGATCCCGACCGGCTGGCGCTGGCCCGCGCCGGCCTGCTGCTCGCCCCGCAGATCCCGATGCTCTGGATGGGCGAGGAATGGTCGGCCTCCGCGCCCTTCCAGTTCTTCGTCGATTTCGCGCCCGACGAGGCGCTGAACAAGGCGGTGCGCGAGGGGCGGCGGCGGGAATTCCGCCACTTCGCCGCGTTCGCCGACGAGGAGAAGGCCAAGGCGATCCCCGACCCGACCGCGGAGGCGACCTTCCGGCGCTCGACGATCGACTGGGCGGAGCGGGAGCGCTCGCCCCACCGCGAGGTGCTGGCCGACACCAGGGCGCTGCTGGCGACGCGCGCGCGGGAGGTCGTGCCGCTGACGCGGTCGGGCTGGCAAGGCGGCACGGCGCGGCTGCCGCGGCCGGACGTCGTCGACGTCACCTGGCGCTTCGCGGGCGGCACGCTGCGCTTCGTCGCCAATTTCGGTGCGGAGTTCGCCCTGCCGACGCCGGAGGGGCGCTTGATCTGGGTCTCGCCCGCTGCAACCTGCCGCGAGGGCGGCGAGATCGTCCTGCCGGCCTGGACCGGGTTCTTCGCGAGAGGGGTGGCGTGA